The Liolophura sinensis isolate JHLJ2023 chromosome 6, CUHK_Ljap_v2, whole genome shotgun sequence genomic sequence GTAAGGTGAAATCAGCAATTTTCCCACGGTTTAGCGCAAAACCAAAAAATACAGCACTTCTTTTCTTATCTCACACATTTTCTATCATAAGGGTGATACATGACACCAAGGGTTTGTATTAATTCTAGTCGGATCTAAGTTTTCATCTTGTAGGATCCATAAACGTTgcagaataaatatttgtccCATACATTGAAAAACCTTaataattcataaatttattcaaCGCTACCATTTCGATAATCACAATGTGTTAAGTTATAAGAATAAGAACTTTATTGTAGCGGTACCTGTTCAGTGTGTGTATTAGAGATATTTGAGCACACTACCAAGCCTAGAGAGAACTTCAGATATTAATGTAGCAGTAATATCGGATTTTCTTTCAACTAGCTTCTTTAATTGTTTCATTCTTTGCTTCTTTCTTgtctatatataaagcattttttaatttattgtgaTCCAATATTCAGCAACATTTTTGTAAGCTTGCTTTCGCAAATAATCATGTACAGACCTAATTTTAATTAAGTTCAGTAATTAAAGGGTATCCACTTCATTTTAGAAAGTGTAATCAAGATGTAATATTGATCATAGTGGATCGTTTTTCCAACTCCTGCTGGGCGAAGCCTTCTCCACTGGCGCACAAAATCTTTTTATTGAATTCTTTATTGGTCAAATAAGCGCTAGGTGCTAATCAGTAAAATCATGTGACGGTTGCACGCCAGACTGCCTGTTGATTGTCAGATTACCGTCCGTGAGGTCGGGTAAGTCTGTCTAACATGCAGGTAGGCATGTGTTAAACCCCCTATGGTAAAGCCCCACACCTTAGTCTCAGTTCTCACATCGTGGAGCGGACAACCACCACATCTTGTGTCTCTCAAGGCACAAAGTCACTCACCAACCACAAATTATCCTACTGTGAAACTGATTCTGTACTGAAATGACAATTAACGTTAACCGACTACTTAGCACCACTAGTTACCTTTTAATCCTCTTTTATCCCAATTTCGAAGTCAAACGGGCTTGGAAGTCATTAAAGACTAATTTATCTAAACGTGATTTTAATGCTGAATATCATCAATACGACaagtaagaaaatatttttttaattatcttgAAAATTAGAATAGATAAAGCATCCAGAAAAGTTTATATGGTCTGGTTTGGTTCttgattttatcaaaatataaaattccACATGTGCACCCTTTCAGCTTTAACGTGTAAATTGTTGAGTCAGTTTACAGGATATCAGCAAAGTGTACAAGTAAAGCGTCGTAGccatattaataaataaatgaatgggaATATAGTATTGTTAACCAAGACTTTAACATTCCGAGATGATAGGATCCCGGAGGATTACAATGTGTAGAATGTCTAGCCTATATGACTTTAGGCTTTGATGCTGCATGCTCAGTATGTTTAGAGTTTTCATCTGCTTTTTAATCTGTGTCAAAACATAATCTAAGGGATATAGATACTCCAGTGCATCGATGTTAGTATGGGTGTAACAAAGAACTATCGTGTTGAAAGAGCTATTGTCTTTCTGGGTCGAATCAGACCTggtcattcaaaaaaaaaacaatacttaAATAAGGATTAGAAGTGATAcacttcattcataaaatacAAGTATCCCTTCTAAAAACAGTGAATATCCATGTGCTCGGGATCGAATTATCCCCTGCCCGCATTTCCCGCTGCGTTCTACTTTAATGAGTATTACTTTGTCGTCTGCCAATTTGGTCACGTGATCTCTCAATGTGATACCCGCGGAGTCTGTAGGCCTGTAGGTCTGTATATCGGCAATTGTCGAAATTAAATAGTCGAATATTGCATGTCTGTGTCTTTTATACAGAAGTAGATGCTGCGTGTAGACGTGTGATTACTTGTAAATTATTGATATCAACATGGGAAAACTTCTGTCCAAACTGCAAGATGTCTTCGGTCAGATCGAGATGGTGCCATCTAAATTGCTGATGGTTGGCCTAGAGTCTGCAGGTAAAGGATTTGTCACTGTGCACCAGTAACATTgatgtacattattttgtttaaaatcattctaaaaactgatcatttttacaacggcggtcagttttatgggtggatgagtCCATGTTTTGTCCATGAAATTTATGTTGGGAATTGACCACAGCCAAAAAAGTCATTAAAACAATTAATcctttttaaaatgaaatggcGAAGCCAGGTGACACAGTAGATTGAGGGAAAGTAGCAAAATATCCTCTATCGCCTTCAGGCTGTATTCGGTGTTACACAGTCGCTATAGTGTATTTGAAGAAGGGTAACTACAGAAGGGAAATTTCTTTCATCGATTCCTTTATGTGGCTTCGCTGCAGTATAAGTTTGCCTTTGTTCATGCGTGTGtatgtttagttatttatctgatcggtgttttacgccgtactcaggaatatttatCTTATACAATAGCTGTCAACATCATGGTGGGCGGAAAATGGAGCCGAgtcgaggaaacccacgaccatccgcaggctgctgaatgACAACcccatatatgtaatatacatgtatatttatcatatacGGGTATCTATGGCAGTTACCGAACTGATACAGAGGCATCCTTTATTTTTCCATATTGAATTTTTCGTATATTCGTTTCGTATATtcagaaaaacacatttaatggtctttttttCAGCACACAAAGAACGACAAGCCTGTTTCCTACAGCCCGAGGGCAAATTATGTAGCTTTCAATTCCAACACTGCCCAAACTTAAAATTATCTTGTTCTACACATTAAGGATAATTAACACCGTGACATCGCGGCATTTATTAGAGCTCTATGAAAATGTCATAGACCTTCTTCGTGAAAATCCTTAACTTTGTCCACTAGGCAACTTAAATATAAGGTCGCACAGATAACTATTTATATGTTGATCAATTCCATACACTCGGTGATCTGATTTCGTTTCAATCAGGGTAGAATAAATTTGTCACATGAAGCCGAAATTTAGGCCTACCGTTTTCATGAACCCGGCGTCTTTCATCCTCCCATCTTCTGAGTGTAAACAGcaaaaatagcaaatatattCAGCGCTCACACACTCACGATAGTCGTCATTAGTTTCATCATTAATTTCTATCAATGCGCCATAATCAATCTTCAGCCACACACGATCAGTGGCTATACAGCCGCACGAGGAtaacattttcaataaaaaacAGACTTTACATCTGTTGTAGAGCCAAACTTTTCAGTCCAGTCATCAGCATAGTCTAAGCTCTTGAATGTCCACaatattgatttaatttaaataattcgCAACTGAAAGTaataaaatagaaatttaaagaaCATAATAATATTGCAGCTGAAAGAATGGTGCTCATTTACAGATGAAGTACATCTTGGTGCAGGGACTCTAGTTGTAGCAAGACGGTCAACTGGCTGATGAAAACCCGTGTGCGTTTTGACCACTTATTACTCCAAAATTAAGGTATATGATAAAAAGATTATTCTAAAAGTGCGTATTCGGCGATGTTGTATCAGCTCTCATTGTCTGAGGTCGTCCAGTCGCATCAGCTTCGCTCTTCGAGCTTGACTGATGCCGTGACAGCCCGACCTCAGACAACTCTAGCTGAGACATCATCACGGATGACATACGTTatgataatctctatatattatatagacatttatacatgtaaacatgtgtattttaCGCATGCATTGGCGAGAGGTAACACCGAAAATGTGGTTTCAtcttatttacaaaattaaagacatcatttctttttaagaaaaaaatctcATTTTACTCTTTTAACGAACAGGTAAAAGTACAATTCTGTACAAAATCAAGCTCGATGAGGATGACGTCCAGACGTTACCTACAGTGGGTTTTAACGTGGAGACAGTAACGGTGTGTAAAAACGTCACGTTCACCGTCTGGGACGTCGGCGGCCAGGAGAAACTGAGAAGGTTATGGGATATGTTCTTTAAAGGATCACATGgtagatatgttttgttttctgaatttGAGacacatatttaacatatactGTTCATAAATTTCTCCTACTGTTTGTTCAAAATTCCAGTGCCATTCGACTATTATATAATTAACAGTCGTTTTCCAGACTGAATATATAAGTTATTTACACAGGATAGGACACGTGATATACTTCTTAGTCCGGACCACTGTACATACTAAATGTATCCAGTTTACAAGCACTGACAAGTAGAATATACTGCTCTCGTAAAAGATTGAAACCAGATGTCTTTTACAAACCAGATTTAAAACACTTCCTCACGGAAATGTTAGGGATATTTGGTCCAGCGCTTACTTTCGTCTATATTTCCCAGCTAATCTCGCTTCGCCTTCGTTAATATATGGGACATAGCCTATCACAGTCTGTTATTCCATTGGTGCATGTCATGAAGCACTGAAACACGTCATTTGCACAATTCGAAAAAAATTATGAGATATTTCAGTTCGTTATTTCTAGAAAATACGATTatttaaatgtgaatgaaaaggGAATGCAAGTAGACTGTTTACGAAGTGTCAGGATTACATTATAacacaccaatagcatgcaggCTTTTTCACGACATCAAAGTGACTCTTGGAGTGAATTTCGAAATGTACATTCAGACGTGCCAGTCAACTTCCATATACACTGGTCACGTGAGTATATCAACCAGTTAAGCAGATTACAAGTCTTAACATTACAAAGTATAACGTTCGTGACAAATTCTTTTCACACAGGTATACTGTTTGTGGTGGACAGCTCTGATCGGGAACGAATGGCTTCTGCTAGAAAGGAGCTGACGGGCATGTGTGGTGAGGAAGAATTAAGAGGGATACCTTTGATCGTGATAGCCAACAAACAGGATATTACAGGTACAGCCTGTCCTTGTACGATCTGATTAAGCATATTTTCGTGTTCTGTGGACAAAGTGGGACACAGCCCGCCTTAAATTATCGTTCCACTCAGTGTTGTTTTGGCTGTTTTCTGTAGTATGTCTGTTTCTGTATAGCTGCTCAATTCGTTCCTGTTTCTGCATAGTTGCTTAgtacgtcactgtttctgtatagttgCTCAGTACGTCACCGTTTCTGTATACTTACTCAGTACGTCACTGTTTTTGTATAGTTGCTCAgtacgtcactgtttctgtatagttgCTCAGTTTCTGTATAGTTGCTCAgtacgtcactgtttctgtatagttaCTCAGTACGTCACTGTGTCTGTATACTTGCTCAGtatgtcactgtttctgtatagttgCTCAgtacgtcactgtttctgtatagcTTCTCGATTCGttactgtttctgtatagttgCTCAATACGttactgtttctgtatagttgCTTAATAGGTCACTATTTCTGTATAGTTTCTCAttacgtcactgtttctgtatagttgCTTAATACGTAACTGTTTCTGTATAGCTGCTCgatacatcactgtttctgtatagttgCGCTCGTAAAGCGAAGGTGGAGTTCATAAGCACTGCGGCCTAACAGTAGAGAATGGCGTGTTTTTGAACTACTTGTAATAAACCCTATTGTTTAGGCGGGAAATATTCACCATTCCTGAAGGGAATTAAACACACGAAGTGTGATCATGAAGTGGCGCATTTGAAACTGATAATCTCCCAGTCACCTTTGACTGCACCACACTGCATGCTGACTGACTGTGTACAGAGTCAGTCATGCATGTACAAAGCTACGGCTCAATCTCGAGGCTCGTCGTGcccaagaaataaaaaaaaaaaccattgaaACTCCCTCGATAGCCACTTCGATTAAGTGAAACGTACATCAGggaccagtttcacaaagcgacgTACGACATTTTaatatcgtacatttgtcgcaCGATATTTtatacgtcactattaccgtaccattgttctctgtgtgcgattatcgtacattcATGagatctttgtgaaactggtgtcggtttcatgaagcatacttagtgttaagtagcccttagccaAGTGCACTTGaaatctctacaacatacgttgtcatggtagttaagggcttctAATTGAGCTTCAAGAAACCGGCCCTTGGGGTCAGAACAGAACCTTGTGTCTTGCACATATGTTCCATTTAAGCAGCATGCACGACACCTAGGCAATAGCACTGACACCGGTTTTCAATTAGGAAACATCCTATTTAAAAGAGAAGTAATGTTAAAACTGAACAGTTTAACACATTTATGGATATGGATGTTATTCTGGTGAATTTCCAGAGGTATGCGTCCTGCTGCAAGTAAAGAATCGATATACTAAAGGCCTACCATGTTTTCACCGCGAACAATGAGGATCAGTTCTTTGCAGCGTGTGTGTTTTGATAGTGTTAGCCTATTTTCCTATAGTTTGTTTACAATGTCATCGAATTGTATTCGATGTATTTTTATTGCTGCTTTCTGCCTGACCAATCTTATTTGTGTTGTGCATTTTGCAGACGCCATGTCAACATCCGAAGTTGCTGATTTCCTAAATCTGGGCACCATCAAGGATAGATATTGGAGCGTCCGAGGAACTTGCGCAGCTCGAGGTGATGGACTTCTGGAAGCCATGGCAACAATGGCGGCATGCGTCAAGAATCACCAGAAGAACAACAGCAAATGGAAAAAATCGAAATACATTTAACTACTGTTGGATTTCCATTGATGGAGGTTTCTACCTCACAGAATAAGTGCTAAATATATTATGCTAAAATTGCAATGTATTGAGATAAATACTATCTTTACACAGTTTTCAATCACAAACCATAAAGTTTTTGTAAATAATGATCATGAAAATTGCACTATGTCTCATACCAAATGCTGTTAGTCTCTTTCAATAAAATATCTCGTCTTTATTGCGTGttattgtgtttaatttatttattttttgttaatattttaataatgttatcttgtaaaaagaaaatttgtaattttaaattCCCGTTAACTGATGGCATTTTAACCCTATACAAACTGGCTTGATTTGCAGCGAAAACCCTTGGGCATACATGCCCGTATTGGCATTAGCGCCCTCTATCATGTTATTGCGGCTCTTCTGTACATAAATACTCTTTCAAAGGAACAAATTTAAGGTCACTGTTTTATTTGTTCGTACTTGATGATTTTTTCTAGAGCTTGAATAATTTTCACGGTGAGAGATATCAAGGCAGCTCCGGCTGTTTAACAAAGTAGTATTCTGCAGCCATGGTGTTCAAATGGAAAGAGAGCAGTGTCTAACCTCTCCCACCGAACCCGCACCTCGTGTGCCAGTTGTTGGGCACCTTCCCACCGAACCTGCACCTCGTGTGCTAGCTGTCGGGTGCCTTCTCACCGAACCCGCACCCAGTGTGCCAGTTGTTGGGCACCTTCCACCGAACCCGCACCTCTTGTGCCAGCTGTCGGGTGCCTTCTCACCGAATCCGCAACTCATGTGGCCGCTGTCGGGCACCTTCCCACTGAACCCGCACCTAGTGTGCCAGCTGACGGGCACTGTCCCTCTGAACTCGCACCTCGTGTGAAAGCTGTCGCGCACCTTTCCACTGAGTCTGCACCTCGTGTGCCAGCTGTTGGGCACCTTCCCACCGAACTCACATCTCGTGTGTTAGCTGTCGGGCACCTTTCCACCGAACCTGCACCTCGTGTGCCAGCTGTCGGGCACCTTTCCTCTGAACCCACAGCTAGTGTGTCAGCTGTCGGGCACCTTCCCACTGAACCCTCACCTCATGTGCCAGCTGTCGCGCACCTTCCCACTGCACAAATTCCCTCGCCTTCTGTAAAACTAGAAATGAGTTTACAAGATCACTTTAttatgtttgtatacatgtaaacagtaaagGAAATAATGGAGAGCGCCGATAAATGAAGCCGTGCGGCTCTAGGAGTGCTTACAATATAAATGGCCTACCCCATTGGcatttatcattcatttattatatattatacactAGGACAGCACCCGTGAGTCTTGCGGGGTGGGGTAGGGGTGTTGTGGGGCTGTTGTGGACCTATGCAGTATGTTATGCAATTCTATCTATGTGTCATTTAAATGCAATGGTTCCACAGATAATTATATACTGGGTATACCTTATTACCCCTGGCTTTAGAAGCACTTAATTTGGTGCTAATGGCGTTCTAGTGGCACGTTATGGGAGAGCACATTTGAGTAGAATGACAGACAATGCACTCAATAGATAAGGACTTCACACCTAGCAACAGTAATCCCACTTATATGCGACAGAGTCTTCGTTGAACACAGGTGATAACACCAAAACACTCAACATCGCAAAACCAAACTTGTGTGTCATTACCTTGAATTCTGGGAATGACATTGCCTATCATTAAGAAACTGCACACAACGGTATAGATGAAAAGAAGCGTATTTAACTTGCCCTTTCCGTGAAAGAATTTCCTCTTAATTTACATCCAGTCATTCAATcagctgtcattttttttctctttttttactTGCATCAGTAGTAAGTTGTTTAGTTTTATTGTTGTAAACTGTTTTGTAGTATCTACACTTTAGATGTGAAcaaaactatatgtacacacatatgcGTTTGCATCACGAGATAAAcaaatgtagacaaaacatTA encodes the following:
- the LOC135467058 gene encoding uncharacterized protein LOC135467058 translates to MGKLLSKLQDVFGQIEMVPSKLLMVGLESAGKSTILYKIKLDEDDVQTLPTVGFNVETVTVCKNVTFTVWDVGGQEKLRRLWDMFFKGSHGILFVVDSSDRERMASARKELTGMCGEEELRGIPLIVIANKQDITDAMSTSEVADFLNLGTIKDRYWSVRGTCAARGDGLLEAMATMAACVKNHQKNNSKWKKSKYI